A portion of the Juglans microcarpa x Juglans regia isolate MS1-56 chromosome 1D, Jm3101_v1.0, whole genome shotgun sequence genome contains these proteins:
- the LOC121235107 gene encoding uncharacterized protein LOC121235107, with the protein MGTSPNDDDVPKRKFPPLSDYKPVPHFPQGLAESRKDEQNKDLYETFRICELNIPLLDAIKQIPHYAKFLKELGTTKRRQKLKGCEKVRVRENVFVVIQRKLHAKCKDLVADRSNAYPKGVIVDVLVQINELVFPADFYVRDMENGDQTAPILLGRPFLKSSKTKIDEIFELDGKDGLEVAISKNLEKENEELAFSTDLQETVVALNDFPKLQQSSNVPYIALPISNERPLPSVLQAPIPDLKPLPSYLKYVFLGDGETLSVIISSKLSAPQEEKLV; encoded by the exons ATGGGAACGTCCCCCAATGACGATGATGTACCTAAGCGTAAGTTTCCACCTCTTTCTGATTATAAACCAGTACCTCATTTTCCTCAAGGTTTAGCAGAATCTAGAAAAGATGAgcaaaataaagatttatatgaGACTTTTCGTATATGCGAGCTAAATATTCCACTTTTAGATGCTATTAAACAAATACCTCATTATGCTAAATTCCTGAAAGAACTGGGTACAACTAAGAGGAGACAGAAACTTAAAGGATGTGAGAAGGTGAGGGTAAGGGAGAATGTTTTTGTAGTTATTCAAAGAAAACTCCATGCGAAGTGCAAAGATCTAG TGGCTGATAGATCTAATGCCTATCCTAAGGGTGTAATTGTGGATGTTCTTGTGCAAATTAATGAATTGGTTTTCCCTGCTGATTTCTATGTGCGTGATATGGAAAATGGGGATCAAACTGCTCCTATTTTGTTAGGAAGACCATTCTTAAAGTCATCCAAGACCAAGATAGAT GAAATTTTTGAACTTGATGGAAAAGATGGATTGGAAGTTGCCATTAGTAAGAATcttgagaaagagaatgaggagtTAGCCTTCAGTACTGATTTGCAGGAAACTGTTGTAGCATTGAATGATTTTCCAAAGTTACAGCAGTCAAGTAACGTTCCTTATATTGCGTTACCAATTTCTAACGAGAGGCCTTTACCCTCTGTTTTACAGGCCCCCATTCCAGATTTGAAGCCTCTCCCCAGTTACCTCAAGTACGTGTTCCTTGGAGACGGAGAAACGTTATCAGTGATCATCTCCAGTAAACTTAGTGCACCACAAGAAGAAAAGCTTGTGTAG